The segment ACTTGCTGCGCCGCGCGGCCAAAGTTGAGAAAGGCTCCGGTACTCCCAATACCGAGAAAGTCGGGCGGGTTACCCAGGGGCAAGTGCGCGAAATTGCGGAAATGAAGATGCCGGACCTCAACGCAAACGACGTAGAGGCGGCAATGAAGATCGTTGCGGGCACGGCCCGCAGCATGGGCTTGGAGGTAGTCAGCTAACATGGCAAAGCGCGGCAAGAAATATCGTCAGGCACTGGAACGCATCGAAGAGGGTCGGCTCTACGATCCCAAAACTGCGTTCGAAATCGCCAAGGAGACGGCTACCACCAATTTTGACGCTACCATTGAATTGCACGCCCTCCTGGGCGTGGACCCACGCCAAGCGGAGCAGGCCGTGCGCGGTTCTGTGGTGCTGCCCGCCGGGCTCGGCAAAGCTCAGCGCGTGCTCGTCTTTGCGCAAGGTGAAAAAGTGCGCGAGGCGGAAGAAGCCGGCGCTGACTTCGTCGGCGGCGCCGAGCTTGCCAAGAAGATCGAAGGCGGCTGGCTGGACTTCGACGTGGCAATCTCCGCACCGGACATGATGAGCGCCGTGGGCCGACTGGGACGCATTCTGGGCCCTCGCGGCCTGATGCCCAATAACCGGGCCGGAACCGTGACGTTCGACATCGGCCGCGCCGTGGGAGAAGCCAAAGCCGGCCGCGTGGAATTCCGCGTCGACCGCACCG is part of the Chloroflexota bacterium genome and harbors:
- the rplA gene encoding 50S ribosomal protein L1, coding for MAKRGKKYRQALERIEEGRLYDPKTAFEIAKETATTNFDATIELHALLGVDPRQAEQAVRGSVVLPAGLGKAQRVLVFAQGEKVREAEEAGADFVGGAELAKKIEGGWLDFDVAISAPDMMSAVGRLGRILGPRGLMPNNRAGTVTFDIGRAVGEAKAGRVEFRVDRTANLHVPIGKASFTVENLLANLTSLYSAVMQAKPENTKGTYVRSIHLCATMGPSIKLDPAQMQQLLATAA